One Leptospira semungkisensis DNA segment encodes these proteins:
- a CDS encoding DUF1295 domain-containing protein has protein sequence MYEKALSLMFTAWVVVFFLMSFLWLIGKVIRNYAIVDVGWGLCISTIAIIYFLLGDAYSVRKAIFAIMATVWGWRLSYFIFTTRVLSGHEDPRYSAFRQEYGDQVDRKFFTNVFQFQGILGIFLSLPFLFPALNPSIVTEPLEIIGLFIFTIGVIGESISDFQLAEFKSEPANQGKVCDIGLWRYSRHPNYFFEWVIWISFGLVSLASPWGWIGLISPLVMYILLTKITGVPLNEIGQLRSKGKLYEEYRAKTSSFFPWFPKK, from the coding sequence ATGTACGAAAAGGCCCTGTCTCTGATGTTCACTGCTTGGGTAGTCGTTTTCTTTCTAATGAGTTTCCTTTGGTTGATCGGTAAAGTAATCCGAAATTATGCAATCGTGGATGTAGGGTGGGGACTTTGTATCTCAACGATAGCGATCATTTATTTCTTATTGGGAGATGCATACTCGGTTCGAAAAGCTATCTTTGCAATCATGGCAACCGTTTGGGGTTGGAGACTCTCCTATTTTATTTTCACAACTAGAGTATTAAGCGGACATGAAGATCCTAGATATTCTGCCTTTCGACAAGAATATGGAGACCAGGTAGATAGAAAATTCTTCACCAATGTGTTTCAATTCCAAGGAATACTTGGGATTTTCTTAAGCCTTCCTTTCTTGTTTCCTGCATTAAATCCCTCTATAGTTACGGAACCATTAGAGATCATAGGACTTTTCATATTTACGATTGGAGTCATAGGAGAATCAATTTCAGATTTTCAGTTGGCTGAGTTCAAGTCAGAACCTGCGAACCAAGGAAAGGTGTGCGATATAGGGCTTTGGAGATATAGCAGGCATCCGAACTATTTCTTTGAATGGGTGATCTGGATCTCTTTCGGATTGGTTTCCTTAGCTTCTCCTTGGGGGTGGATAGGGCTCATTTCTCCTTTGGTGATGTATATTCTTCTAACTAAGATCACTGGAGTTCCATTAAACGAAATCGGTCAATTGAGATCTAAAGGAAAGCTATACGAAGAATATAGGGCAAAGACTAGCTCTTTCTTTCCTTGGTTCCCTAAAAAATAA
- a CDS encoding DUF2062 domain-containing protein: MIESETENNKTKSSFLGKAKDRILVELKTGTSPEKIALSLALGAAIGVFPIIGSTMALCALLGFLLRLNPVSIQIANYAAYPFQVFLIIPFLKLGSSILKKEIDLGWAYRLAEGDTSQLIDGLSRSAGYAVLGWTSTVPIVAFFSYFLFLLLVRKVNGIIRK; this comes from the coding sequence GTGATCGAATCAGAAACCGAAAATAATAAAACAAAATCATCCTTTCTTGGAAAAGCCAAGGATAGGATCTTAGTAGAGTTAAAAACCGGAACCAGTCCGGAAAAGATCGCTCTTTCTCTCGCGTTAGGTGCTGCTATTGGAGTATTTCCAATTATAGGGAGTACTATGGCACTTTGTGCTTTGCTTGGGTTTCTTCTTAGATTAAATCCAGTGTCCATTCAAATTGCAAATTATGCAGCCTATCCATTTCAAGTTTTTCTAATTATTCCTTTCTTAAAGCTGGGATCTTCCATTCTTAAAAAAGAAATCGATCTTGGTTGGGCGTATCGTCTGGCCGAAGGAGATACTTCTCAATTGATAGACGGATTGTCTCGTTCGGCAGGTTATGCTGTCTTAGGTTGGACGAGTACAGTGCCTATCGTCGCATTCTTCTCTTATTTTTTGTTCCTTCTTCTCGTAAGAAAAGTGAACGGAATCATTCGCAAATAA
- a CDS encoding SAM-dependent methyltransferase — MDSALGSPSLYEKIFFSALSEMQRGSLRILFPDGGQRYLGNPNSSEASEFHRAIIQVKNREFFKKLVLYGDIGLAESYMDGDWDTDDIRAIICWFLLNVEAAPSVSGSKKNFLHLAFMNLGNRLLHLFRSNSVRGSKKNIVEHYDLGNDFYKKFLDPSMTYSCAYYQEADLSLEEAQIAKIENLCKKLRLRSSDHLLEIGTGWGTFSIHAASKYGCKVTSYTISEEQYKFATEKIRGLGLEDKIEVRLKDYRKVEGSYDKIVTVEMLEAVGHEYFEDFFSMCDRVLKKEGLMAHQIITCPDSRYDSFRRGVDFIQKHIFPGSLLPSVARINQAINRTSNMFLHELEDIGRNYDKTLMSWHKDFEENISAIQSMGYDESFIRKWRYYFSYCAAAFYMRNISVVQVVYTRPNNRGLNPL; from the coding sequence TTGGACTCGGCATTGGGCAGTCCTAGTCTCTATGAAAAGATTTTCTTTTCTGCTTTATCAGAGATGCAAAGAGGTTCTCTTCGAATTTTATTTCCAGATGGTGGACAAAGATATTTAGGAAATCCTAATTCTTCCGAAGCTTCTGAGTTTCATCGAGCTATCATCCAAGTAAAGAACAGAGAATTTTTTAAGAAGTTGGTGCTCTACGGAGATATTGGCCTAGCAGAATCTTATATGGATGGAGACTGGGATACGGACGATATCAGAGCGATCATCTGTTGGTTTCTTTTAAATGTGGAAGCAGCACCTTCAGTTAGCGGTTCCAAGAAGAATTTTTTACATCTTGCCTTTATGAATCTAGGAAATCGTCTACTGCATCTATTCCGAAGCAATTCTGTGAGAGGCAGCAAGAAGAATATCGTTGAGCATTATGATCTTGGAAACGATTTCTATAAGAAATTCTTAGATCCTAGCATGACTTATTCCTGCGCTTATTATCAGGAAGCCGATCTCAGTTTAGAAGAAGCCCAGATAGCAAAGATAGAAAATCTTTGTAAGAAGCTTAGATTAAGATCATCCGATCATCTTTTGGAAATAGGAACGGGTTGGGGGACCTTCTCCATTCATGCAGCTTCCAAATACGGATGCAAGGTTACTTCTTATACGATTTCCGAAGAACAATACAAGTTTGCTACCGAAAAGATCCGAGGTTTGGGTCTAGAAGATAAAATAGAAGTCAGACTGAAAGATTATCGAAAGGTAGAAGGTTCTTACGACAAGATAGTCACGGTAGAAATGCTAGAAGCGGTAGGTCATGAATACTTCGAGGATTTTTTTTCCATGTGTGATCGTGTCTTAAAGAAAGAAGGACTGATGGCCCATCAGATTATTACCTGTCCCGATTCCAGATATGATTCTTTTAGAAGGGGAGTGGATTTTATTCAGAAGCATATCTTTCCGGGATCCTTGCTTCCATCCGTTGCTAGGATCAATCAGGCCATCAATCGAACTAGCAACATGTTTCTGCACGAGTTAGAGGATATCGGCCGAAATTATGATAAAACATTGATGAGTTGGCATAAGGACTTCGAAGAGAATATTTCTGCCATCCAAAGCATGGGTTATGATGAGTCTTTTATCAGAAAATGGAGATATTACTTTTCTTATTGTGCAGCAGCGTTTTATATGCGTAATATCAGCGTAGTACAGGTTGTATACACTCGACCGAACAATCGCGGGCTAAATCCTCTGTGA
- a CDS encoding DUF1365 domain-containing protein, with protein MGLNSKIIEAKVMHDRSIPKRNRFRYGIFTFQLDLDELDTLNDRSFLFGKNKFRTFSFYDADHLHFGKQGLKENFLEYMKEQGVKEKVEKVTLITNLRVFGYVFNPVSFYFAEGPNGDPICAIAEVGNTFGEKKLYFLGKESLEQRGFRKKEDKFFYVSPFVSLDSEFDFYLNPPSGDKINLRIDAFEKGKRVMVTTYTGKARELTDLNLLWMFFKYPFVTLRVIGLIHWQAFILYLKRIPFIRKDEGLDQQRGLHLGRR; from the coding sequence ATGGGACTAAATTCCAAGATCATAGAAGCCAAGGTCATGCATGACCGCAGCATTCCTAAACGAAATCGGTTTCGATACGGGATCTTTACTTTTCAACTAGACTTGGATGAGTTGGATACCCTGAACGACCGTTCGTTCTTGTTTGGAAAGAATAAATTTCGGACTTTTTCCTTTTACGATGCAGACCATCTGCATTTCGGAAAGCAGGGCTTGAAGGAAAATTTTTTAGAGTACATGAAAGAGCAGGGAGTCAAAGAGAAGGTAGAAAAGGTTACGCTAATCACCAACCTGCGCGTATTCGGTTACGTCTTCAATCCGGTCTCCTTCTATTTTGCCGAAGGCCCTAATGGAGATCCGATCTGTGCGATTGCCGAGGTTGGTAATACATTCGGAGAAAAGAAGTTATATTTCCTTGGCAAGGAATCCCTAGAGCAAAGAGGATTTAGAAAGAAGGAAGATAAATTCTTTTACGTTTCTCCGTTTGTGAGTTTGGACTCGGAGTTCGATTTTTATTTAAATCCGCCTTCCGGCGATAAGATCAATTTGCGCATCGACGCCTTCGAAAAAGGAAAGAGGGTGATGGTGACGACTTATACCGGAAAAGCAAGAGAATTGACCGATCTAAATTTACTCTGGATGTTCTTTAAATATCCTTTCGTGACCTTAAGAGTGATAGGCCTCATTCATTGGCAGGCATTTATTCTCTACCTGAAAAGAATTCCATTCATTCGAAAGGATGAAGGTTTAGACCAACAGAGAGGATTGCATCTTGGAAGGCGATAA
- a CDS encoding NAD(P)/FAD-dependent oxidoreductase: MKPISIRKKAPTQKPSKKKQKLAIVGSGIAGMGCAHFLQNDFDLTIFEKGDYIGGHSNTVFVKEEGELLPIDTGFIVFNHVTYPNLKRLFEDLHVPTKKTSMSFSVQHVPDSLEFCGSGLGGLFAQRKNILNFRYLRLLLNINRFNEEAPRILENPKYKDYSLLRYVNEAGFHKDLLTYYLVPMSSAVWSTPEDLMLEFPAYSLVRFFLNHGFLGLNTQHQWYTVHGGSVEYVKRLTKSIRDRFKTKSPVLGVEPLSQGKVKLLFKGGRSETFDKVVLACHANSSLSILKKPNSLQKDLLSQFAYQENIATLHTDDSVMPKTKSTWSSWNYRMDKIAGKIRPHTIYWMNCLQDVSKRENYFLSIGDPGKVDPKKIIREIKYEHPLFHVGSLKAQERLSELNRNGPVYFCGSYFRYGFHEDGLWSARNLSEQLLGRSVWD, encoded by the coding sequence TTGAAGCCAATCTCGATTAGAAAAAAAGCCCCCACCCAAAAGCCTTCCAAGAAAAAACAAAAATTGGCCATTGTAGGCTCAGGCATAGCGGGAATGGGCTGCGCTCACTTCTTGCAAAATGATTTTGATCTGACGATCTTCGAGAAAGGAGATTATATCGGAGGACATTCAAATACGGTCTTTGTGAAAGAAGAAGGTGAACTTCTTCCTATTGATACCGGATTCATCGTGTTCAATCATGTCACGTATCCGAATCTAAAAAGGCTTTTCGAGGACTTGCATGTGCCGACTAAAAAGACAAGCATGTCTTTTAGTGTGCAACATGTTCCGGACAGTCTGGAATTTTGCGGTTCGGGCTTAGGCGGTCTATTCGCGCAAAGGAAAAACATATTAAATTTTCGATATTTGCGCCTACTTTTAAATATCAACAGATTCAATGAAGAAGCCCCAAGAATATTAGAAAATCCTAAATACAAGGATTACTCATTATTGAGATATGTGAATGAGGCAGGGTTTCATAAGGATCTCTTAACATATTATTTAGTCCCTATGAGTTCCGCTGTTTGGTCCACTCCCGAAGATCTGATGTTAGAATTCCCTGCATATTCCTTAGTCCGATTCTTTTTGAATCATGGGTTCTTGGGCTTGAATACACAACACCAATGGTATACTGTTCATGGTGGATCCGTTGAATACGTTAAGCGGCTTACTAAATCCATCCGAGATAGATTCAAGACCAAATCTCCGGTACTAGGAGTGGAACCTCTTTCTCAAGGTAAGGTAAAATTACTCTTTAAAGGGGGAAGGTCCGAAACTTTCGATAAGGTAGTGCTTGCATGTCATGCAAACAGCTCTCTTTCTATTCTGAAAAAACCGAATTCTTTACAAAAAGATCTCCTCTCTCAATTCGCGTACCAAGAAAATATTGCAACTCTTCACACGGATGATTCTGTAATGCCTAAGACCAAATCTACTTGGTCTTCTTGGAATTATAGAATGGATAAGATCGCCGGAAAGATCCGACCTCATACGATCTATTGGATGAATTGTCTCCAGGATGTTTCTAAAAGAGAGAATTATTTTTTATCCATAGGTGATCCTGGTAAGGTGGACCCAAAGAAGATCATTCGCGAGATCAAATACGAACATCCTTTATTTCATGTGGGCTCCTTAAAAGCACAGGAGAGATTATCCGAGCTGAATAGAAATGGGCCGGTCTATTTTTGTGGGAGTTATTTTAGATATGGATTCCATGAGGATGGGCTCTGGTCTGCAAGGAATCTGTCGGAACAATTGCTTGGTAGAAGTGTATGGGACTAA
- a CDS encoding YqaA family protein, whose product MDFFQTFSHLFLNYGGPGLLLVSFAAATILPFSSEAALLGAIWSGLPTYEAIAWASIGNCGACAFNYGLGYWFGKKIEIKISESKTYSAWAERTGRWGYWVLLFSFLPFVGDPITVLSGFFRQRFWIFASIVFSLRVLRYIALAYGVSL is encoded by the coding sequence TTGGACTTCTTTCAAACGTTCAGTCATCTATTTCTCAACTATGGGGGCCCAGGGCTCTTGTTAGTTTCCTTTGCCGCAGCGACCATTTTGCCATTTAGTTCTGAAGCAGCTCTCTTGGGAGCGATCTGGTCAGGACTTCCTACGTATGAAGCGATTGCATGGGCTTCCATCGGGAACTGTGGAGCCTGTGCATTTAACTATGGACTTGGATATTGGTTTGGTAAGAAGATCGAGATCAAGATCTCGGAATCTAAGACATATTCAGCTTGGGCAGAAAGAACTGGTCGTTGGGGTTATTGGGTCCTCCTATTTTCATTTTTGCCTTTTGTGGGAGATCCTATCACTGTGCTTTCCGGTTTCTTTCGCCAAAGGTTTTGGATTTTTGCTTCGATCGTATTCAGCCTAAGAGTCCTAAGGTATATCGCTTTAGCCTATGGGGTTAGCTTGTAA